One region of Thunnus albacares chromosome 20, fThuAlb1.1, whole genome shotgun sequence genomic DNA includes:
- the mazb gene encoding myc-associated zinc finger protein isoform X2 produces the protein MDAAWSNFLFQNTPTQNQVEGSLQSELMPVHTSSPQTPPTEHIAQPPSTVDTAALSEEPLPVKPVSRPARVPHICAICNKQFKNNYNLRRHQSVHTGVRMKDRAREQAEGAKEGAAGQVAMAVAAPSVMAVGAGGRAERPTVPLSLLHLSAPPPLAPPGVLAGAQQPHLGSQDGEGVAMPNVMASVNPHAPPPAAVVMATGATVQRPANPNPNPVRKNHACETCGKAFRDVYHLNRHRLSHSDEKPFSCPICQQRFKRKDRMSHHVRSHQGGVEKPYVCPHCGKAFSRPDHLNSHVRQVHSSERPFKCPTCESSFATKDRLRAHMIRHEEKVPCHICGKLLSAAYITDHMRVHNQSQHHACHLCNRSFTTLTYLRVHAQKHHGQEWKDSPGGFGGTASGGVLVCHLCGVHCKTPTQLQGHMGTHTNSQGAPSPVTSNVGASSSVSLSNMVTAPTVYVAGNTVVDLLVTDCSSIAAPQPHS, from the exons ATGGATGCTGCTTGGAGCAATTTTCTCTTCCAG AATACTCCCACCCAAAACCAAGTGGAGGGGAGCCTCCAATCAGAGCTCATGCCAGTGCATACGAGTTCTCCCCAAACCCCACCCACAGAGCACATAGCACAGCCTCCTTCAACTGTGGACACTGCTGCTCTCAGTGAGGAACCCCTGCCTG TGAAGCCAGTGTCTCGGCCGGCCCGCGTGCCCCACATCTGTGCCATCTGCAACAAGCAGTTCAAGAACAACTACAACCTGCGGCGGCACCAGTCGGTCCACACTGGGGTACGCATGAAGGACAGGGCCAGAGAGCAGGCGGAGGGGGCAAAGGAGGGAGCAGCCGGCCAGGTGGCGATGGCGGTGGCGGCCCCGTCGGTGATGGCGGTGGGGGCCGGAGGGAGGGCGGAGAGGCCCACTGTTCCCCTCTCCCTGCTACACCTCTCCGCACCTCCCCCTCTCGCCCCTCCCGGCGTGCTGGCGGGGGCCCAGCAGCCTCACCTGGGTAGTCAGGATGGTGAAGGGGTAGCCATGCCAAACGTAATGGCTAGTGTTAACCCCCATGCTCCGCCTCCTGCTGCTGTCGTCATGGCCACAGGGGCGACAGTACAG CGGCCCGcaaaccccaaccccaacccgGTGAGGAAGAACCACGCCTGCGAGACATGTGGGAAGGCCTTCCGTGATGTCTACCATCTCAACCGCCACCGCCTGTCCCACTCAGACGAGAAGCCGTTCTCCTGTCCCATCTGCCAGCAGCGTTTCAAAAGGAAGGACCGCATGAGCCACCACGTGCGCTCCCACCAGGGAGGTGTGGAGAAACCCTACGTCTGCCCCCACTGTGGCAAGGCTTTCTCAAG GCCCGACCATCTCAACAGTCACGTCAGACAGGTGCACTCCTCGGAGCGACCCTTCAAATGCCCG ACCTGTGAGTCCAGCTTCGCTACGAAGGATCGTTTGCGTGCGCATATGATTCGCCATGAGGAGAAAGTCCCATGTCACATCTGTGGCAAGCTCCTGTCAGCTGCTTACATCACAGATCACATGAGGGTGCACAACCAGTCACAACACCATGCCTGCCATCTCTGTAACCGCA GCTTCACCACACTGACATACCTTCGTGTCCATGCCCAGAAGCACCATGGCCAGGAGTGGAAGGACAGCCCGGGGGGTTTCGGCGGCACAGCCTCCGGTGGCGTACTCGTCTGCCACTTATGCGGCGTCCATTGCAAGACACCTACCCAGCTCCAGGGGCACATGGGCACCCACACCAACAGCCAGGGCGCCCCGAGTCCCGTCACCTCTAACGTGGGTGCCAGCAGCTCTGTCTCCCTTAGCAACATGGTGACAGCGCCCACTGTTTATGTCGCTGGTAATACGGTGGTGGACCTGCTTGTCACAGACTGCTCTAGCATTGCAGCGCCACAGCCCCACAGTTAG
- the mazb gene encoding myc-associated zinc finger protein isoform X1, giving the protein MDAAWSNFLFQVGLNTPTQNQVEGSLQSELMPVHTSSPQTPPTEHIAQPPSTVDTAALSEEPLPVKPVSRPARVPHICAICNKQFKNNYNLRRHQSVHTGVRMKDRAREQAEGAKEGAAGQVAMAVAAPSVMAVGAGGRAERPTVPLSLLHLSAPPPLAPPGVLAGAQQPHLGSQDGEGVAMPNVMASVNPHAPPPAAVVMATGATVQRPANPNPNPVRKNHACETCGKAFRDVYHLNRHRLSHSDEKPFSCPICQQRFKRKDRMSHHVRSHQGGVEKPYVCPHCGKAFSRPDHLNSHVRQVHSSERPFKCPTCESSFATKDRLRAHMIRHEEKVPCHICGKLLSAAYITDHMRVHNQSQHHACHLCNRSFTTLTYLRVHAQKHHGQEWKDSPGGFGGTASGGVLVCHLCGVHCKTPTQLQGHMGTHTNSQGAPSPVTSNVGASSSVSLSNMVTAPTVYVAGNTVVDLLVTDCSSIAAPQPHS; this is encoded by the exons ATGGATGCTGCTTGGAGCAATTTTCTCTTCCAGGTAGGCTTG AATACTCCCACCCAAAACCAAGTGGAGGGGAGCCTCCAATCAGAGCTCATGCCAGTGCATACGAGTTCTCCCCAAACCCCACCCACAGAGCACATAGCACAGCCTCCTTCAACTGTGGACACTGCTGCTCTCAGTGAGGAACCCCTGCCTG TGAAGCCAGTGTCTCGGCCGGCCCGCGTGCCCCACATCTGTGCCATCTGCAACAAGCAGTTCAAGAACAACTACAACCTGCGGCGGCACCAGTCGGTCCACACTGGGGTACGCATGAAGGACAGGGCCAGAGAGCAGGCGGAGGGGGCAAAGGAGGGAGCAGCCGGCCAGGTGGCGATGGCGGTGGCGGCCCCGTCGGTGATGGCGGTGGGGGCCGGAGGGAGGGCGGAGAGGCCCACTGTTCCCCTCTCCCTGCTACACCTCTCCGCACCTCCCCCTCTCGCCCCTCCCGGCGTGCTGGCGGGGGCCCAGCAGCCTCACCTGGGTAGTCAGGATGGTGAAGGGGTAGCCATGCCAAACGTAATGGCTAGTGTTAACCCCCATGCTCCGCCTCCTGCTGCTGTCGTCATGGCCACAGGGGCGACAGTACAG CGGCCCGcaaaccccaaccccaacccgGTGAGGAAGAACCACGCCTGCGAGACATGTGGGAAGGCCTTCCGTGATGTCTACCATCTCAACCGCCACCGCCTGTCCCACTCAGACGAGAAGCCGTTCTCCTGTCCCATCTGCCAGCAGCGTTTCAAAAGGAAGGACCGCATGAGCCACCACGTGCGCTCCCACCAGGGAGGTGTGGAGAAACCCTACGTCTGCCCCCACTGTGGCAAGGCTTTCTCAAG GCCCGACCATCTCAACAGTCACGTCAGACAGGTGCACTCCTCGGAGCGACCCTTCAAATGCCCG ACCTGTGAGTCCAGCTTCGCTACGAAGGATCGTTTGCGTGCGCATATGATTCGCCATGAGGAGAAAGTCCCATGTCACATCTGTGGCAAGCTCCTGTCAGCTGCTTACATCACAGATCACATGAGGGTGCACAACCAGTCACAACACCATGCCTGCCATCTCTGTAACCGCA GCTTCACCACACTGACATACCTTCGTGTCCATGCCCAGAAGCACCATGGCCAGGAGTGGAAGGACAGCCCGGGGGGTTTCGGCGGCACAGCCTCCGGTGGCGTACTCGTCTGCCACTTATGCGGCGTCCATTGCAAGACACCTACCCAGCTCCAGGGGCACATGGGCACCCACACCAACAGCCAGGGCGCCCCGAGTCCCGTCACCTCTAACGTGGGTGCCAGCAGCTCTGTCTCCCTTAGCAACATGGTGACAGCGCCCACTGTTTATGTCGCTGGTAATACGGTGGTGGACCTGCTTGTCACAGACTGCTCTAGCATTGCAGCGCCACAGCCCCACAGTTAG